Proteins encoded in a region of the Haloarcula sp. CBA1129 genome:
- a CDS encoding phosphotransferase family protein — translation MTERSADYYQRLVDESALEQFLTEKIGSAGTFEVERHEQGHSNETLFVTWGDRELVVRRPPPGQTAETAHDVLREYRVIDALQDTAVPVPPTVLACDDHDVIGSDFYVMARVDGTVIRDAEPARFANDDAREAVGTELVDTLAAIHEVAPTAVGLSDLGRAKGYPKRQVTRWGKQLAWAFERTAESRTIPELERVGSWLQEECPDDHPETLVHGDYKLDNVMFGPGDDPELAAVFDWEMATLGDPRADLGWMLSYWRDAKDPEPEIPDLATEFIEAPGYPTRRDLVDRWETQTGLTFEHERFYRTLAVYKLAALGEMFYRRYLEGNADDPFYPLMENRVPALADRAIRIIEGDEPL, via the coding sequence ATGACTGAACGGAGTGCCGACTACTACCAGCGGTTGGTCGACGAAAGCGCGCTCGAACAGTTCCTTACCGAGAAAATTGGCTCGGCTGGGACGTTCGAGGTCGAACGCCACGAACAAGGCCATTCCAACGAAACGCTGTTTGTCACTTGGGGCGACCGAGAACTGGTCGTCAGGCGGCCGCCGCCGGGCCAGACCGCCGAGACGGCCCACGACGTGTTGCGGGAGTATCGCGTCATCGACGCCCTGCAGGACACAGCCGTCCCAGTCCCGCCGACGGTGCTGGCCTGTGATGACCACGATGTCATCGGCAGCGATTTCTACGTCATGGCCCGCGTGGATGGAACCGTTATTCGAGACGCAGAGCCAGCGCGCTTCGCGAACGACGACGCTCGGGAGGCAGTCGGAACGGAACTGGTGGACACCCTCGCGGCCATCCACGAGGTTGCTCCCACAGCCGTTGGCCTGTCCGACCTCGGCCGTGCGAAGGGGTATCCGAAGCGACAGGTCACGCGCTGGGGGAAACAGCTAGCTTGGGCATTCGAGCGGACGGCCGAATCCCGAACCATCCCGGAACTGGAGCGGGTCGGCTCGTGGCTACAGGAGGAGTGCCCCGACGACCACCCAGAGACACTGGTCCATGGCGATTACAAGCTCGACAACGTGATGTTCGGGCCCGGTGACGACCCGGAACTCGCCGCCGTCTTCGACTGGGAGATGGCGACGCTTGGCGACCCACGGGCCGACCTCGGCTGGATGCTCTCGTACTGGCGCGACGCCAAGGACCCCGAGCCGGAGATTCCCGACCTCGCGACGGAGTTCATCGAGGCACCGGGCTATCCGACCCGTCGAGATCTGGTCGACCGCTGGGAAACCCAGACCGGCCTGACGTTCGAACACGAGCGGTTCTATCGAACGCTCGCCGTGTACAAGCTCGCCGCCCTCGGCGAGATGTTCTACCGCCGCTATCTGGAGGGCAACGCCGACGACCCGTTCTATCCGTTGATGGAGAACCGCGTCCCGGCGCTGGCTGACCGCGCGATTCGGATTATCGAGGGCGACGAGCCGCTCTGA
- a CDS encoding enoyl-CoA hydratase/isomerase family protein, giving the protein MSESVLLSIDDGIATLTLNEPDTRNALTQPVYDGLERHLDTIETESDIRCVVIEGSGESFSAGGDIEGMSERLTNDDPTDDAVRELARRTRDTIARVVALPVPTVAKVDGSAVGAGANLAIACDIQLASESASIGFVFRQVGLGVDAGTSYLLPRIVGTNVAKELVFTGEILDAERAAELGLFNHVYDAEAFESEVEATVSRIADGPTVALRHSKRLLQDGLEKSFDRAQRDEATAQGIVFETADHEEGVEAFLTDRRPEFVGR; this is encoded by the coding sequence GTGAGCGAGTCTGTACTCCTCTCCATCGACGACGGCATCGCCACGCTGACGCTGAACGAACCAGACACGCGGAACGCGCTCACACAACCCGTCTATGACGGGCTGGAGCGCCATCTCGACACCATCGAAACCGAGTCCGATATTCGGTGTGTCGTCATCGAGGGTAGCGGCGAGTCGTTCTCGGCCGGCGGTGACATCGAAGGGATGAGCGAGCGGCTCACGAACGACGACCCGACCGACGACGCCGTCAGGGAACTAGCCCGCCGGACCCGAGACACCATCGCCAGAGTCGTCGCGCTGCCGGTCCCAACCGTCGCAAAGGTCGACGGGTCGGCCGTCGGGGCCGGCGCAAACCTCGCTATCGCCTGTGACATCCAACTGGCGAGCGAGTCGGCCAGCATCGGCTTCGTGTTCCGGCAGGTCGGCCTCGGCGTCGACGCCGGCACCTCGTATCTGCTCCCACGAATCGTCGGGACGAACGTCGCGAAAGAGCTCGTGTTCACCGGCGAGATTCTCGACGCAGAGCGAGCCGCGGAGCTGGGTCTGTTCAATCACGTCTACGACGCCGAGGCGTTCGAATCCGAAGTCGAAGCGACCGTCAGCCGCATCGCCGATGGCCCGACCGTCGCCCTCCGGCACTCGAAACGACTGCTGCAGGACGGGCTGGAGAAGTCTTTCGACCGCGCCCAGCGCGACGAGGCGACGGCGCAGGGCATCGTCTTCGAGACGGCCGACCACGAGGAGGGCGTCGAGGCGTTTCTGACCGACCGCCGGCCGGAGTTCGTCGGACGGTGA
- a CDS encoding long-chain-fatty-acid--CoA ligase — MPGGAPLNLRSFLWRGENVFPDSEIVSRTHQGIHRYTIAEYAQRVRKLASALEQAGIERGDRVGTFAWNNHWHQEAYYGVACMGAQVHMINLLLPDEHIRHIVADAEDEILIVDPVMLEKLETAYDEEAFASVEQYIVMGDSVPDTSLEPVVDYESFIADGDPDYSFPQLPEDQPAGMCYTSGTTGKPKGVEYTQKMYWTQVMSLMTSQAGIKTDDVELTYVPMFHVSGWCRPFTTIAAGAKTVLPGPNPSAEDLAKLIEEEDVTVSAAVPTVFMDLLEYARDTDVDFSSVRYFTSGGSATPRSLMEDYKQEFDVDLISGYGMTETSPVTHAYEPKPGMADLPEEELFDLRSHSAGLPIAGLEFKVVNTDGEEVPWDGESLGELWMRGPWVTQEYYNAPDATEQAVTDDGWFKTGDIVRVSPEGYVDVVDRMDDLVKSGGEWIASVEVENAVMGHDEVVEAAVVPVPHERWDERPAAFVVTRDAVADEAALRQEIKDLVAESYPSWWVPDAIRLVDGIPKGATGKFSKQTLRDEYVDESIIETVAENAPAT, encoded by the coding sequence ATGCCTGGTGGTGCACCACTCAACCTCCGGTCGTTCCTGTGGCGTGGCGAGAACGTGTTCCCTGACAGCGAGATCGTCTCGCGGACACATCAAGGGATTCACCGGTACACGATAGCGGAGTACGCCCAGCGCGTACGAAAGCTGGCCTCGGCGCTTGAGCAGGCCGGTATCGAACGCGGCGACAGGGTCGGGACGTTCGCTTGGAACAACCACTGGCATCAGGAGGCCTACTACGGGGTCGCCTGTATGGGCGCGCAGGTCCACATGATCAACCTCCTCCTGCCCGACGAGCATATCCGGCACATCGTGGCCGACGCCGAGGACGAGATTCTCATCGTCGACCCCGTCATGCTGGAGAAACTCGAAACGGCCTACGACGAGGAGGCCTTCGCCTCTGTCGAGCAGTACATCGTGATGGGCGACAGCGTCCCCGACACGTCGCTGGAACCGGTCGTCGACTACGAATCGTTCATCGCCGACGGCGACCCCGACTACTCCTTCCCGCAACTGCCCGAGGACCAGCCGGCGGGGATGTGCTACACCTCGGGAACGACAGGTAAGCCGAAAGGCGTCGAGTACACCCAGAAGATGTACTGGACACAGGTCATGTCGCTGATGACCAGTCAGGCCGGCATCAAGACCGACGACGTGGAGCTGACCTACGTCCCGATGTTCCACGTCAGCGGCTGGTGTCGCCCGTTCACGACCATCGCCGCTGGAGCCAAGACGGTCCTCCCCGGGCCGAACCCGTCAGCCGAGGACCTAGCGAAGCTGATCGAGGAAGAGGACGTGACCGTCTCCGCGGCGGTCCCGACCGTCTTCATGGACCTGCTAGAGTACGCCCGTGATACCGACGTGGACTTCTCGTCGGTCCGGTACTTCACCAGCGGTGGCTCCGCGACACCGCGGTCGCTGATGGAGGATTACAAGCAGGAGTTCGACGTGGACCTCATCTCCGGCTACGGCATGACCGAAACGTCACCGGTCACGCACGCCTACGAGCCAAAACCCGGGATGGCGGACCTTCCCGAAGAGGAACTGTTCGACCTGCGGAGCCACTCCGCGGGCCTGCCGATTGCCGGTCTGGAGTTCAAAGTCGTCAACACCGACGGCGAGGAAGTGCCTTGGGACGGCGAGTCGCTGGGCGAACTCTGGATGCGTGGGCCGTGGGTCACACAGGAGTACTACAACGCTCCTGATGCGACCGAACAGGCCGTCACCGACGACGGCTGGTTCAAGACCGGTGACATCGTCCGGGTGAGTCCGGAGGGGTACGTCGACGTGGTCGACCGGATGGACGACCTCGTCAAGAGCGGCGGCGAGTGGATAGCAAGCGTCGAGGTCGAGAACGCGGTTATGGGCCACGACGAGGTGGTCGAAGCCGCTGTCGTCCCTGTCCCGCACGAACGTTGGGACGAACGCCCTGCCGCGTTCGTCGTCACACGCGATGCTGTGGCCGACGAAGCCGCGTTGCGCCAAGAAATCAAAGACCTCGTCGCCGAGTCGTACCCGTCGTGGTGGGTCCCCGACGCCATCCGTCTTGTCGACGGGATTCCCAAGGGTGCGACCGGGAAGTTCTCCAAGCAGACGCTCCGTGACGAGTACGTCGACGAGTCCATCATCGAGACTGTCGCCGAGAACGCACCGGCGACCTAA